Genomic DNA from Macadamia integrifolia cultivar HAES 741 chromosome 6, SCU_Mint_v3, whole genome shotgun sequence:
CTTAATATATGAAACTTCTGGATTTTAGCAGATAGGTGGTAAGAAAATTATGATATGTATCACTGCAATTGTTAAGCATATAAGCTGCTAACTTGTTCGTAGCCTTGCTAAAATGATCTGGGATTTTGGAATATTCCTAAGGGTATCATGTACAATAATATTTTGGTCCATTATTAGTGGTAGGATTTAATCACAcagaaaaaatggaattttgctTTGACATTTTGCCATGTGAATTTAAGGTCTTAACTCCGGAAATTCATCAGCGTGTTCGtcttctgatttttcttgctaGCTGTGCTggtgttttttccttttagggttttgttttatgACCTTCCTTGCTCCTCTTTACTTAATGTTTCTATTTTGCTACATCTTGGAGGTCTAAGTGTCAATGCATGGGTTTCATCTATATGATTGGCTTTCTGTTAATTACAATGTCTTCAATGACTTCTGtttgtcttattttttgtttgaactGTGTTTGCTTGCTTCTTATCCTTGTACATTGCAAGTTTGTTTCATCTTTTTACTGGTTTATCATAGTAGTCTGGGACTTAATAATGCAGCTGCTTTTGTCAGGTTTTTTCTGAGTGTGATCCGAAGCCCTTAACGTTCTCTCTTGAGGTATGGAGCAAGTGCGCATCTGGTCGAACTGCTTCCAGTATTGCTTTTTGTCAATACAAACGGTTCTCAATTGGCGGTTCTGTGTCCTTGGAGAATTCCTTCTTGTTTCCTTTGTCAACTCCACTTAGTTGCTGGCTGAAATTAAATGATCACTATAGGAGGCCTGATGCaaattttttctgaaatttgtgTTGGACCTGTGTTGCTGTTATACAAGTAAGTTGTCTATGTTAAGATTcgattttttaaatgaaagctTGCTAGGACTTGTGTCTGACTTTATTTCTATTAATAGTGCATTACCAACACAGCTTTGGCGTGAAATCTTTTTGGAAACATCTTGTGGGGTATGATACAACTTGTTGGTTTTCCAGAACTGATGTGTTTTGTGAATATGTTCCCCATGAGATACTAACTTTTTCTTATGTGTTTTAATCACAGGGCTGAAGTCTTCAAGTAAATGAATGGAAGTTTCATAGATAGTTACTAGTAGATATTTCTATTCCTTCCAATCCATGCAGGCTTTTCAGTTTTAGTTATATGTTATTCCTGGTTTATGCTGGACTCGTGTGGTGAGCTATCTGGTAATTGAGAATCCTGGTTGCTAGTTCTATAGAATAAAGGAGAATTTGAAGTTCTCATACACTTGTCAAATGAGTGGATGATATTGGAGTCAGAAGCAAGATGCTTTGCAGTATGCGATTTTCCTTGCCATCCATCTCCACTTACAGATATGAAGCcatgaatttggagttctttatgAATAAGGCTTGGAAGACCGTCCATCAGAAGGATATTGGCCTTGTATTCATGCATGTTGGAAGTCAATGTTGATGGTGGATTTGCCGAAGAGCTTGTCTATATTCAATTGCATACGCTGAGATCTCTCTTTGGTATCATACTCCTTCAAGTGGAATGACACATTTTTCATTGATAGATCCtacattattttattgaatAAGAAGAGGCGGCAAAAGCTTTTGGAACCTTTCTTTATTGTTCACCAACAAAAATGGACCGGTAAGTTGTTTTTTCTGTTGGGATTTGTAATACAAGAACACTAGACTTTGATTATGTTGACATTTGCTAAAAAATTCTATCTGTACCAGTTACAAGATAATTAAAGAAGTTGGTGATGGAACATTTGGGAGTGTCTGGCGGGCTATAAATAAGCAGTCTGGTGAAGTTGTACGTGTAGATTCATTAGTTTGTGTTGCAATGTCCCTGTTTTCACTTGGCAGATTGTTCTCATATTCTGTACTTCTCTCTCCCTACAGGTTGCTataaaaaagatgaagagaaaataCTATTCTTGGGAGGAGTGCATAAATCTTAGGGAAGTAAAGGTAAATACTTGTCCTTCACCTTGAGGCCTTTGTTGTGTGATTCAGTTTTTATCTAACAATCATTTCACTGTTTCTGCAGTCATTGCGAAAGATGAACCATCCCAATATTGTGAAGCTCAAGGAAGTCATTAGAGAAAATGACATCTTGTACTTTGTGTTTGAATACATGGTAAGTTAAGAACTCCTGGTATGGTATAATTGCCTTCATATTGTGTTACCTACTCTTAAGACTCATAcaatgtttttgtttatttcagGAATGCAACCTATACCAACTAATGAAAGATAGGGGAAAGCTCTTCTCAGAAACTGAAGTCCGTAACTGGTGTTTTCAAGTGTTTCAAGCTCTTGCTTATATGCACCAGCGTGGATATTTTCATCGTGACCTGAAGCCTGGTACACATTCTATTTCTATTACCTAGTCTTTTTATCCTCTCTTAGGAGATGATGCAAAtcaatctcttcttccttcccttctcttaaaaaggtgaaaaagaaaaaggaaaatgctTTAGCAACATGCTCTTAGCTCTTATGGTCCTGACTACTGCTTAggccccccccacccccatctTCTTTCGTTCAAATCTCTCCTTAAAGAACAATGTTATGCTGCATTGGAAACTTGGTTGTGTTCCACTTGGCTTATTGAGTGGTTGTTCTGGGAAGACTTTGTTTCCCTTTTAtgtattctttttttggggaCCCCTTACCGCAAGAATttcatcaacatttagccatggttaaaatttatatttttcccCGATGAAATGTGACTAACATAATTTTGTTGAACTGTTCGTTTTCGAGTATGGAAAATGATAAGTTGTTCTATAATGAATCTAACATAGAACACCTTGGTCTAGTGGGTATAGGAAGAATACCTGGTCTAGTGCACCTATATTTGTGCCATGTGGGAATGTGTCGTGGCAATTCCGACTGTTGGATGGAGTAAATGGTTTGGATTAGCCACATGTTAAATGTTGGAGCCTAATTGAATCAAATGCCTCTCATTTATTGACATGCATCTTTGTAAAAAAATGTTTATGTATACCTATTGGTTCTAATCACTGTTGGAtctctcttaattttttaatgttttgttTTGCCACTCCACAAATCATGTTTGGGCCGAAACTTGACTTCTGAAGATGGGCCCTTGAGGTAATGCAATGGTAATCACCAGTGGCTAAACAACTTCCGATTAGATCACAGGAAAGAAAGACAAACAGGATTAGTAGAAATTTGGATACTGAAAGGGGACTTGTCTGATTATACTCAAATTCTGGTAGAAGGTCCATTATGGACTGCGGACCAGTCCTGTAAATTGTCAATGTAATCTTAGGGTTAGATTTTGAGTCGtggaccatagtttttaaggttgtaaggcgatggaggcgtttgagggtctttcggagcgccttagcgataaggcgggcataaagcgtcgtcttattgactaaagtgttcctgtgtaatttttttataaaaccaatctatttggctcaaatcctagttgaattctATTGcttatatgttaaataaatattaaaggttcatattcataccaatgtaatatattcatcaagaaaacaaatcaataaagtgaataaactaagttcatctttatcaatcatcaatcatcaaaacatattaacatataatataaatacataattatgaaacaaaattataaatattaagaaaagaaagcataaaaaatacaagtatttattatacttacgtctatgatgccaaaatgagtgcctaagccctaaggtcatccactatattccTACTCCTACCAAAGAAGGatgaagctcaccgttgccgAAGCAAAATAGTCgcttggatcagtggttcttccttgttccttgattccttctcaaagccctttcttaaaacccttgacaaaatccaaaccctgtttgtgaatcgtgcttctgttttgtttgttttggttatttttggtggagtaaagctgatcccatacatctcaagtgttaacaaaaccatacacttaccaataaaaaatctatatttggaatcatcatcaagtaatttaaaaatgtgtcaaaaaaaaacacacacacacacacacataagatgccacttcacataaggcggagcattgccttaccatctctgGATTgcatcagcgccttaaaaactatgtcgTGGACTAATCCAACTTGGGGAAGGATAGCTCAATAACTGCAAAATAGATAGCCTGAATGAGGGTTCAAACCAGTGATCAATTAAGGCTCTTAACAGTTGATTAACTGGTAATATAAAGTAGGAGCAGAGCAGCGAAAACAAATTCAGGAATCAAAAGATTTAACAAAACTAGAATTTGATGTGAAGATGggatatttgggggtttttgaaattgaaactgaaactaaaaatagaaagagaagataGAAAGGATATGATGTGGAATCACCATCTAATATGCAGGGCTTAAATCACCACCAGTACCCCAACCTTGGAGTCGTCACCTGGGAGTGTACTGAATCACTGCATAATAGAGGTCTGAATCACCACAAACCCAAAGGCTAGATTGCTAGAATCCAACTTCATTCATCAAAATTGTAATTTCAATTAAACCATAAAAACCCTCACCTGCAACCGCTGACCCAACCCCCCTCTTTTGCTCCAAAAAAAggctctactctctctctcttactagCACTTATTCTCCAGTCAACCTGAAACATGGAGAATCAGTTGGACCAAATCTGGTCTGGCCATTTAATAGTAGCCCACGAAAgacccatctctcatctctaaaCAACTTTAGGTACCTTTGTCAGATatgtttttctcttctattttattatgTCTATTTCTCTGTGTAAATCTATTATTGACAACTTCTCCTCAACTTCTTTCGCTGTGGGTGCTAATAGTTTTTCATTTTGCTTCTCATGGAAAACCCTTTTCAAAGTAATGCAGAACCACTGTCCTTTATTCTCtgttcatttttgttttctttgaagtGGATACTCAACTCCACTGAATTGGGAATGGGGCTGGGAGTTTCCCATGCAAGAGTCTGTTTGATCCTGTGATGTTAATAGAAAATTTCCCCCTTTGCAATCTGCGCCCCACCCAACACTGCCCTCTTTTACTGCATCCCCTTCCCTGTGCCATATCCTTCAACCCCCTCCCCACCCTCTTCTCCTGGACCCTTTCTGTGGAACACCTTACCCCCTCTGCGCAACCTCCTTTCCCGCACAGTTTGGTCGAACTGATCTGCTGGTCCACGCTGTGGTTCTGCTGCGCTCCACAACGTGCCATGGTTTGTGTTTATGAAGCTGCTTCTCCACGTTGcggttcttttcttttcataagGCCACTGCAAAGGAAGAACAGAGAATTCattttcaaaattggactagtgAACAAATTTTTGTCTTTGAAATTATTATAAATGGATGTGaccaaacaatttcaatttcttgaccaaaaaattatttgttgacaTTTTATTTagtcagtgaaaattgaaatagaaatccaaccaaagagagcctaacaAATTGAATCTTGTATTCATTCgttctacctatattttaggccataaaagtggcttattaaaacccaaggcttattttaGTGAAAATAAGCCCACTTTTGTTGATTTATCTGAATCATAAGATCTACTCATCCATAAAATTTCAGTCACATCCAATCTGCCATTTGGAAAATATTTGTGTGCATACCTGGAATTTATTTCTAATCTGTTAGTACAGGAAACCTGTCTACATTTTATAAACtgagtttttactttttagtgaTTCTCTATGCTCATTTTCTTATAGTATGTAAGATGACCAAGTTACCCTTTCAGTGTTTTCGAAGATGAGTAATCACTGATCCTCTTATTTTAATGCTATAACAATTAGAGGTGACGGGTTTTTTACTGGTATTTCTAGCATCTTAGGTATGAACTTTAAGGACTTATTCCTCATCTTCCTACTACATTTTCTAGAAACCAGCATGCTTTATGTTAAGATGGTTAAATAGGGTTGTCCTTTTTGGCTGCTGGTGCTGTTATTGTCTGACTGGTTTCCATCAAGTGCTGCTGAAAGTGCCTAGAACAAAACCTGTTAACATACTATCTACCTTCACCCTTTCTCTTGTTAGGTGAAAATGATATCTTTAGCTTACTATCTGCCTGCATGAGGACTGTAACCTACATTCTGATGCTTTGCAGAGAACTTGCTGGTTACAAAAGACATGATCAAAGTTGCCGATTTTGGTCTTGCTCGAGAAATCTGTTCTCAGCCACCATATACGGAATATGTCTCTACTCGTTGGTTGGTACTCTGAAGGAATTACAGATccattttttaaatttgtttcCCGTTGTACAGTATTAATTCTATCAATGTGGTTTCTTTAGGTACCGAGCCCCTGAAGTTCTGTTGCAGTCATCGATTTATGATTCTGCAGTTGGTGAGTGCATTATGGAGCTGTGAAATGAATTTTAATGCTACTATGTGATTGTGCTTGCGTTGGAttatgcacttttttttttttatttattttgtgtgGTGCTTTCAGATATGTGGGCAATGGGTGCTATTATGGCTGAATTATTTACTCTCCGTCCTCTTTTTCCTGGCTCAAGGTATTCTTTCTTCAGTGGTATTGGTTAGAACATGATGTTAGTCTGTACTAAAAGGATCTATATATTAGTTGCTCCAAGGTTATGTCCAAGTTCATCCTGTTGCTTATTTATCATTATTGAAATTGGCAGGTCCGTTCATTATGTCTTTTTCATTGGCAGGATGAATGGTTTGGACTTAAGACACAACATGTAGATAAAATAATTATAGTGATAATCCATATTTTGACACTACCAAACATCTGGTTTGTGGGACACTGCACTACCGAGCCCCCTTGTGTAGTGGTTCATGTGGACAGTCTGTGTGAGGgcaatttatagtttttttttttggggggggggggtggggttgggggttggTGTACTCATCCTGCCCCTTTTGGGAGTTATGAGTCAtaagatttatttcttttttgtatttcttgttACATATTGTGTTCATCAATGGAATCACATGTTTGGATTTATCTCCTCCTTTAATGCAGTGAAGCAGACGAGATATACAAAATATGTGGTGTGATTGGCAGCCCTGATCAGAATTCATGGGCACAGGGACTTCAACTTGCAAATGCTATCAAATATCAATTTCCCCAGGTTAGACTTAATTgtgtgcttttttatttttaatttttaattatatattcaTGCTTCGTAAACCAAAGCAATGATTGATGCTACATCACGCAAAAAACGAATAGACCCTTTCATGAAGTCCCATTACTAAATGTTATCTTTTTTACCCATCAGCCATCATTGAAATCATTATGCTATGGGGGTAGATAGAATCCTCAGTAGACTTTTTTACCATGCTAGTGTTACACCCTTGTACCAACTAGCAATCCATGTAGCCAGTGTAGATGCCTTTTCTGCTCTATGGATTCTACACAATTTGAGgcccaaaaaaaattcctcagGGCGCATGTTATTTGGAGTTGATTACCCGAGTGCCTCAACTGTCAATATCATCTACCTGACAGAAAAAAGCTTTAAACACTTGGTTTCAACAGGGATTGGCTGAGACCGTCTCTGGCCGTCTCTTGACTTCTGGAGTTGCACATGACCGTTCTGATCCAGATCAGGCAATCCTGACTAGATTGGCTTTTAAAGCACTTAGTTACCCTCCTGGGTTCTCTTAAGATTTCTGTTTTTGCTCTTATGGGTTAGATGGTAACATGTTCCCTTTTGGAGTTTAATCTTATAATTTGACATTGCAGTTTGCTAGTGTTCATCTCTCTGTTCTCATACCATCGGCAAGTGAGGATGCAATCGACCTCATAACAGTAAGTATATAGTATAGTtagaaatttggggtttttttttttgggggggggggtggggagcaACTCTTCTTGTATTGCCATTACTGTTTTTGTTGTTACAAATTGGCATTTTCTCAACTGAACATGtagattatttgatttttttgtgtgCATGATTTTTGCTTATTCCTGCATGCCATTTTGAATTTGCAGTCACTTTGTTCATGGGATCCCAGGAAGAGACCGACAGCAGCAGAGGCCCTTCAACATCCTTTTTTTCAGGTGTGTGCGCTTCTTGGGAACTATGGATTCACTACAGAGAATGCACCAAGAAGAATAGATGCTCTTGTTTTTCTAGGATTTAATGCAGTTgaattgttcttgttttttcatggATTTAAGATTTcatgtgttgactatgttgtgGATGTGGCAGAGTTGCTTTTATGTTCCTCCATCCCTTCGCACAAGAGCTGCAGCCTCTAGGATGTCACCATCTGGTATATAACATTCTCCCACTTGTTTTCTCTTGTATTACTCTTTCTTTTCCCtgttatttttctattcttccccccccccctcttttccccttttccccttttccccttttccccttttccccttttctttccccttttcccCCGGTAAGGGATATTTACTTACGTTTCTGTTTCAACTTTTTCAATAGGAATAAGGGGTGCTGTAGAGCAAAAGAGCACCAAGAGATATTCAGGAACTTTATCTGGTACCAAGTCTGCAAGCAATTTCTCGTTTGCTAAAGTTTATCCTTCTTTAGCAACAGGTGATTTGAATTTCTTTGCTGGTTGTAGCTTTTCAACTTTTGAAAAATTTAAATTAGTTTTGGGTTAGTATATGCTGCATTTCTTAGGGAGTTTGCCATCCTTGCTGGGTGAGCATCTTTCTGTTGCTACATTGCTAGGTCTGATATCCCTACTTCGGCAACTCGAGACAGAATTTCACAGAATGGATAACCAAAATGTTAGATCTCAAGTTTGGACAAGTTCTAAGAAATAGAGAGAAACTGAAACTTGAGGGAATAATAGGGTATTGTTGGTTTCAGAAAAGAGTAGAAAACTAACTTGATCTTCAGCTAATAAGAATTTGAAGACAGAAGATGTAGAATATGGCAGGAACCTACCTAGCCCGTGGATAGAATCCAATCTTCCCCTCTGGTTTAGCTCTGGTGGATAACCATCCAAGCACGCCATGAATCTGCAGGGCTAAATATTGAAGTGAACTTGAATGACATTTTCTTATAATATTGGGTGTGAGGACATAAGCCATTACTGTATGTATAGAATTTGGAGAAAAGAACCTTGCCAGGCTAGTGTTCCCTACGCCCAAACACAGCTGGGTGTGAAAAGAGCCTCGTTACATCCGGGTATTTTCATGCCCAGCTGTGCCTAGGCATGGGAAAGCTAGCCTGGCAGGATCCCTTGCCTATAAAATTTATAAACCTACTGTCTAGTATCCTTTAATGATTTGGAAGTTAGCGCGGGCGTGTTTGATTTCGACTTGAATTTCAATTTCGGATTGATTTCATGATATAGTCAATATATAGAAATATATAGATTTTTGGTCAAGAAATTGGAATTGTTTTGGTTGCACCGAtctgaaatatttcaagaaatccaTTTGGTAATTCAATTTTTGAGTATAAATTCTCTGTATTTCTTTGGGAGAGGGTGGCGGaggcgggggcgggggcgggggcggNNNNNNNNNNNNNNNNNNNNCTGGGGTTGGGGCTGGGGCTGAGCTGaaggggggggtggtggtggtggttggcGGCGAAATATAGTGATTTcgctttcatttcttttttaagcaTGTCAAATGACACATTTGCCCCTGTTATTAACACCTGCTCACTGAAGTGGATTGCAGATTAGGCTTGAAATTTCAATGTTGAAATAGGTTGTCAGCTATTTCACTATTTCAGATGGAATTGATTTCAAAAAATCATCTCGAACACcataatttcaatttatgaCCCTATGAAATTGAattagaaatcataccaaaacagCCTTAAAATACTATTTGGAAAAATCGTAAGAGTGAAATTGAACATTATTACACATATTAGGGCTCTAAAACAAAAATAGACAATGTAATCTAGATTCAAATTCCTAACTATTTTGAAGACTTGGCTTACTTTTAACATATAAAGAACTCAAATATCCCAACAAATTTGGACTAAAATAGTCCTACTTGTCTAATTTCAGAGTCTTAGCTCCTACCCTTGGCTTAGGCCGATTAGAATAGTTTGTTACAATGAAAGTTATAATATtgaagttgggaaaaggctgagtagTAGTTTTCTTTAGTGAAAATCCATGAACCAGACCATACTTACTTTTACTAAAATAATCCCACTTCTGTGATTCATCTGCTTCACTAAAGGGAATCATCAGGGGAAGAATAGTTAAGAGGAGGTTCAATGATTAAAGGAAGTGGGGAATCTAGGAGGGAAGAGAAATAGGGAGGGGGATCTTACTttcagaatgttgggcagttaagaagcataTTATAAATAAACTCAAGTGTAACTAAGATGAGGAGggtgagatggatgtgtggcagaACTAAGAAGAATAAAGTAAGGAATTATCATTTTAGAGTTGATTTTAGAGTAGCTTCAGATATATGATAAGCTAAAataaagtcgtttgaggtggcatggccatgttaaACGGAGGCCTTCAGGTGCTCTATTACGGAGAGTGATTTGATTCGgattgaaggagttaaaagagccagggcagacctaaaatgattaTGGGAGAATTGGTGAGGGaggacatgcatagcttaggtcTTATGTCAAAAATGACTTTGAACTGAGTCGCTTATTGCGTATAGACTTCCTAATTTTAAACaaatttctggtttttcttgccTCATGACCATCTTAAAAATATAATACTTCAATCACTAAAAATCTATTCGGCACTATCTATTAGCCAAGGACCCCACCAACAGCTAAATCAAACCCTATTTTAAATAATTGTAGTGGGAAAAGTTACGGTCCTTATGGTTCACCTAGCTAGGTGATCTTTTTAAATTGCACTTCATAGAAAATGTCCCTACTTTCGGGGTGATGTAGGCAATTCTATCCATCTGATAGACAGTTCTAGGCCTGGATTGactgaaatattttctccataaaatatatgaaaatttttatatacTGGTCACAATTAAAGTTGGGTGATGGCCTGATGGGCCATTTACTTGATTACAATGTCCTTATGACACTAGTACTTCGTTACATAATCATGTTCACAGTTCTAGATATGCATGGGGCTGCTCAATGCAAGGGAAATTCAAAATTTGCACTTGTTCTTTGTTCGTCTTCCTATGTAAATTCTTATCTAGTTGTGGTAATTATTGAAGCAGGTGCTCAAAGGAAGCTGGAAATGGATAACCTGGTAAGATGTTTGGACTTAATAGATCATGATATGCTTTCCCATGATATTGGTTTGGAATTGTTGTGTTCACTGTAAACATTTTTCTCCTTTCAAATATTAGGAAGCCAATAAGACCAACAAATCTATCAAGAGCTGTGCTAAACAACCAAGATATCGGCCACCAGTTAGGAACAGCCCATGTAAGTTCCTGCATTACTAAAttccccacccacccccccccccctcctcccctcccctttttattttctcatttgatGATTTGCTATTATATCATCTCAAGGGGTCCTTGCATAGCAAAGAAGGGCCTGGAGTAACAAGTATTATGTTTGTGAATTTATCTTGTGTGGTCTGTGGTTTCAAATTTTCACTAGTGAGAGATTTGTGCTTCAGTATTATTGTTATGCTAAACAAAAATCATGGtttgcacccaaaaaagaaaaactattatGATAGTAGTGTGGATTATACTTGTGAGTAAAGAATTGCCTCACTCCAACAGTATAGTACCGACCAGCTTTCCATTTCTATCCCAATTAGAATGAAGGTAAGTATTCTATGGGAGGGTGTACCCTGCCTGGAGGTTATGTGGGGTCAGGCAAGAGCCAATAAGTACTCCCACATCTGTTCAACAAATAAGGGGGCAGAGAGGTCGTTTCANNNNNNNNNNNNNNNNNNNNNNNNNNNNNNNNNNNNNNNNNNNNNNNNNNNNNNNNNNNNNNNNNNNNNNNNNNNNNNNNNNNNNNNNNNNNNNNNNNNNNNNNNNNNNNNNNNNNNNNNNNNNNNNNNNNNNNNNNNNNNNNNNNNNNNNNNNNNNNNNNNNNNNNNNNNNNNNNNNNNNNNNNNNNNNNNNNNNNNNNNNNNNNNNNNNNNNNNNNNNNNNNNNNNNNNNNNNNNNNNNNNNNNNNNNNNNNNNNNNNNNNNNNNNNNNNNNNNNNNNNNNNNNNNNNNNNNNNNNNNNNNNNNNNNNNNNNNNNNNNNNNNNNNNNNNNNNNNNNNNNNNNNNNNNNNNNNNNNNNNNNNNNNNNNNNNNNNNNNNNNNNNNNNNNNNNNNNNNNNNNNNNNNNNNNNNNNNNNNNNNNNNNNNNNNNNNNNNNNNNNNNNNNNNNNNNNNNNNNNNNNNNNNNNNNNNNNNNNNNNNNNNNNNNNNNNNNNNNNNNNNNNNNNNNNNNNNNNNNNNNNNNNNNNNNNNNNNNNNNNNNNNNNNNNNNNNNNNNNNNNNNNNNNNNNNNNNNNNNNNNNNNNNNNNNNNNNNNNNNNNNNNNNNNNNNNNNNNNNNNNNNNNNNNNNNNNNNNNNNNNNNNNNNNNNNNNNNNNNNNNNNNNNNNNNNNNNNNNNNNNNNNNNNNNNNNNNNNNNNNNNNNNNNNNNNNNNNNNNNNNNNNNNNNNNNNNNNNNNNNNNNNNNNNNNNNNNNNNNNNNNNNNNGGAGCGGGAGCCTGACTTTAAAGAGTGAAGTAAGAGTGGACTTCAATCGATTCAAAATAAATCCTTGCCAAACTCTACTATTGGTATTTTGTAGTTGCTTATCCCCTTCAAGGTTGTAACATTGTTACTCGAAAATTGTGGAATTTTCTGTGGA
This window encodes:
- the LOC122081855 gene encoding cyclin-dependent kinase F-4 isoform X1 (The sequence of the model RefSeq protein was modified relative to this genomic sequence to represent the inferred CDS: added 212 bases not found in genome assembly) → MDRYKIIKEVGDGTFGSVWRAINKQSGEVVAIKKMKRKYYSWEECINLREVKSLRKMNHPNIVKLKEVIRENDILYFVFEYMECNLYQLMKDRGKLFSETEVRNWCFQVFQALAYMHQRGYFHRDLKPENLLVTKDMIKVADFGLAREICSQPPYTEYVSTRWYRAPEVLLQSSIYDSAVDMWAMGAIMAELFTLRPLFPGSSEADEIYKICGVIGSPDQNSWAQGLQLANAIKYQFPQFASVHLSVLIPSASEDAIDLITSLCSWDPRKRPTAAEALQHPFFQSCFYVPPSLRTRAAASRMSPSGIRGAVEQKSTKRYSGTLSGTKSASNFSFAKVYPSLATAGAQRKLEMDNLEANKTNKSIKSCAKQPRYRPPVRNSPSSIDTGRTSRVVSDTTEKFAQITVGSGRLPARQQPPPPMKAGGWSGHSGLLVGRPNEIATGRSYSRKVVG
- the LOC122081855 gene encoding cyclin-dependent kinase F-4 isoform X2 (The sequence of the model RefSeq protein was modified relative to this genomic sequence to represent the inferred CDS: added 212 bases not found in genome assembly) codes for the protein MDRYKIIKEVGDGTFGSVWRAINKQSGEVVAIKKMKRKYYSWEECINLREVKSLRKMNHPNIVKLKEVIRENDILYFVFEYMECNLYQLMKDRGKLFSETEVRNWCFQVFQALAYMHQRGYFHRDLKPENLLVTKDMIKVADFGLAREICSQPPYTEYVSTRWYRAPEVLLQSSIYDSAVDMWAMGAIMAELFTLRPLFPGSSEADEIYKICGVIGSPDQNSWAQGLQLANAIKYQFPQFASVHLSVLIPSASEDAIDLITSLCSWDPRKRPTAAEALQHPFFQSCFYVPPSLRTRAAASRMSPSGIRGAVEQKSTKRYSGTLSGTKSASNFSFAKVYPSLATGAQRKLEMDNLEANKTNKSIKSCAKQPRYRPPVRNSPSSIDTGRTSRVVSDTTEKFAQITVGSGRLPARQQPPPPMKAGGWSGHSGLLVGRPNEIATGRSYSRKVVG